The Pseudanabaena galeata CCNP1313 genome includes a region encoding these proteins:
- a CDS encoding DUF58 domain-containing protein — protein MSNSQSDRQQRSSKPKKISKIKRFFKWLEWRFATPEFIGGMFTALTVFFFMAATNTLSGWLYVISGVSFALLIVGAVMPKRLLAEMVVKRSPIDPVSVGDDLWVDLTIQNTGRTDKRLLEVRDILPENLSNILQQEVVIEMIAPLQEYHWNYEAKTTKRGVFWFRSTEIATASPLGLFRSRRACPSGHKAIIYPTVLPLDRCPLVDQLGSDTNPRQYSDDHNYSNATEGLTKTLRPYRWGDPTRLIHWRTSAKFGELRVRELEVTIGGQEVAIALDNSVGWEPQAFEEAVVAAASLYFYAQRSKLSVRLWTNDTGIVQSDRAVLETLAAVNMATSSADLFKDLPDLPVVWISHRSDSIGYLPLGSRWLLWQASGQSSQVSVPNQRSLGLTIATMLDAEDTSYKSLRSQLQGYLTL, from the coding sequence ATGTCAAATAGCCAAAGCGATCGCCAACAGCGTAGTTCTAAACCGAAAAAAATATCTAAGATTAAACGCTTTTTTAAATGGTTAGAATGGCGATTTGCGACACCAGAGTTTATTGGGGGGATGTTTACCGCTTTAACAGTATTCTTCTTTATGGCGGCGACCAATACCCTCTCGGGTTGGCTCTATGTAATTAGTGGCGTAAGTTTTGCATTATTAATTGTAGGGGCAGTTATGCCCAAGCGCCTATTAGCGGAAATGGTAGTAAAGCGATCGCCGATTGATCCAGTCAGTGTGGGTGATGATCTATGGGTGGATTTGACTATTCAAAATACGGGGCGAACTGACAAGAGATTACTGGAAGTGCGTGATATCTTACCCGAAAATCTTTCAAATATTTTGCAACAGGAAGTGGTAATTGAGATGATTGCACCACTTCAGGAATATCACTGGAACTATGAGGCAAAAACTACTAAGCGCGGCGTATTTTGGTTTCGATCAACAGAAATTGCTACCGCCAGCCCCTTGGGATTATTCCGCAGTCGTCGCGCTTGTCCATCGGGACACAAAGCGATCATTTATCCAACGGTGCTACCCCTCGATCGCTGTCCCTTGGTTGATCAATTAGGAAGTGATACGAATCCGCGCCAATATAGCGATGACCATAATTACAGCAATGCCACCGAAGGTTTAACGAAGACTTTGCGTCCCTATCGTTGGGGTGATCCAACCCGATTAATCCATTGGCGGACTAGTGCCAAGTTTGGTGAATTGCGGGTGCGAGAATTGGAAGTCACCATTGGAGGGCAAGAAGTGGCGATCGCCCTCGATAATTCTGTCGGATGGGAGCCTCAAGCTTTTGAAGAGGCGGTAGTAGCGGCAGCTTCGCTCTATTTCTATGCTCAGAGATCAAAGCTAAGTGTCAGACTCTGGACAAATGATACAGGTATCGTCCAGAGTGATCGCGCAGTATTAGAGACCTTAGCCGCCGTAAATATGGCTACGAGTTCCGCCGATCTGTTCAAGGACTTGCCTGATTTGCCTGTAGTTTGGATATCCCATCGTAGCGACAGCATAGGCTATTTGCCCCTTGGGAGCCGTTGGTTACTATGGCAAGCGTCAGGACAATCATCACAAGTATCAGTTCCCAATCAGCGATCGCTTGGCTTAACAATTGCAACAATGCTAGATGCTGAAGATACAAGTTACAAATCTTTGCGATCGCAACTTCAAGGTTATCTAACGCTTTAA
- a CDS encoding IS1380 family transposase yields the protein MTECNQEAKIEFYKKKRLEVKFSGEQLSSEGGILLVRQAEEKVKIIEEMAERIEDKRDQNKIRHSMEQLIQQRVLQIAGGYEDAIDSNQLRKDPILKIACNRLPIDEEEELLASQSTMTRLENRIAKSENKAMRRLFIEKYIEQHKTPPKQIVLDIDGWDAPTHGEQQMSFFHGYYDHHIYYPVLINEAKSGYPLVLQLRAGNSHAGKGVAPILRWLFWRLKREWAGVEIILRGDGGFSLPEIIKVCERSGVGYVCGFSSNAVLKRKVANLLERARLQYCQTREKARLFDDVYYQSSSWSEPRRLVMKAEWLEKGANPRFLITNLALPPQELYDKFYVYRGADSEHRIKELKLGIKAGRLSCHSFTANQFRLLLAQAAYILMLTIRQAAAATTLAKAQVIRLRDSLLKCAAHVKVSVRRVLVELPNFFPFAKEFCLISQRLSEPNFCIFD from the coding sequence ATGACAGAGTGTAATCAAGAAGCAAAGATCGAATTTTATAAAAAAAAGCGACTAGAAGTAAAGTTTAGTGGCGAACAATTGAGTAGTGAAGGTGGAATACTGCTGGTGAGACAAGCAGAAGAGAAAGTTAAAATTATCGAAGAGATGGCAGAGAGAATCGAGGATAAGCGAGACCAGAATAAAATCAGACACAGCATGGAACAGTTAATCCAGCAAAGGGTATTGCAAATAGCCGGTGGCTATGAAGATGCCATCGATAGCAATCAGCTGAGAAAAGACCCAATTTTAAAAATTGCCTGCAATCGGTTGCCAATAGATGAAGAAGAGGAACTACTGGCAAGTCAGTCAACCATGACGCGGTTAGAGAATCGGATTGCGAAATCAGAGAACAAAGCCATGAGGCGGTTATTTATCGAGAAATATATCGAACAGCACAAGACCCCTCCCAAACAAATCGTACTAGACATAGATGGGTGGGATGCGCCAACGCACGGAGAGCAACAGATGAGCTTTTTTCATGGATACTATGATCATCATATCTACTATCCCGTATTGATCAATGAAGCAAAAAGTGGATATCCTCTAGTATTGCAACTGAGAGCAGGGAATAGTCATGCAGGGAAAGGAGTCGCACCAATATTACGTTGGCTATTCTGGCGATTAAAACGGGAATGGGCAGGAGTCGAAATCATTTTGCGGGGTGATGGAGGATTCTCCTTACCCGAAATCATCAAAGTCTGCGAGCGTTCGGGTGTTGGCTATGTTTGTGGATTTTCTAGTAATGCTGTTTTAAAGCGCAAGGTAGCTAATTTGCTGGAACGCGCAAGATTGCAATATTGTCAGACGAGAGAAAAAGCGCGGTTGTTTGATGATGTTTACTACCAATCTAGTTCATGGTCAGAACCACGACGCTTAGTAATGAAAGCGGAATGGCTAGAAAAAGGCGCTAATCCACGTTTTCTGATTACCAATTTGGCGTTACCACCCCAAGAACTTTACGATAAATTTTATGTCTATAGAGGGGCGGATTCTGAGCATCGTATCAAGGAATTGAAATTGGGTATCAAGGCAGGTCGCCTCAGTTGTCATAGTTTTACGGCTAACCAGTTTCGGCTGCTTCTGGCTCAGGCTGCCTATATTCTCATGTTAACGATTCGACAAGCGGCGGCGGCAACGACATTAGCCAAAGCTCAAGTAATTCGCTTACGCGATTCTTTGCTCAAATGTGCGGCTCATGTCAAAGTGTCGGTTAGGCGGGTGCTGGTAGAATTGCCAAATTTCTTTCCCTTTGCTAAAGAATTCTGTCTGATTTCTCAGCGTTTATCCGAGCCTAACTTCTGTATTTTTGATTAG